A single region of the Ahaetulla prasina isolate Xishuangbanna chromosome 13, ASM2864084v1, whole genome shotgun sequence genome encodes:
- the WDR72 gene encoding WD repeat-containing protein 72 isoform X6 produces MRDSVQMVTLWGKQAPPHSITAILITDDQRTIVTGSHEGQVCLWDLLPDLQMSSRQMLLGHTASVTCLAKARDFEKQLYVVSATENGEMSIWDITSGRCVENARLPFRHTAICYYHSSFRMAGEGWLVCCGQYNDILIIDARTLVVLHTLTSSSSSDWISCMCLVHSLRIQEDSLLAVSAAGDLKVWDLSSSISKIQEKQNIFEREYQPLGCTLCTAIRFCTYTERLLLVVFSSCWKVYDYCDFCLLWTEFSPSSQTLAGGEILAAHRLIIWTEDGHGYIYQLVNSGLSRSIQPSKGRVLKETVHPVLLSSTEVQGNKSFSYIMGFMNERKEPFYKILYSGQASGRITLWHVPDVPVSTLDGSPKVIPVAASRTLQDNFNIYPDHPWGAPITVSTYIPSLQKLVCGYKDGRIITVPALHAAKARLLGEGSVQKDAAAPHVLSGAGHSSVTALLVLPGRPAPCWLLSGSRDSCVIWWDIFTGEALHRFALDAGPIARLLLSPDSCRWKGHSLVCCMCSDHSVILLHVQERACLMRARKHLFPVTALRWHPVENLLVVGCENDSVYVWDIETGSLERHESGETAKAILASCEDSGLMADPLYAAWEEDGQQEKGLGSSLSSSSAFGTFSCNRLAHQRRSFCRQLTTLCWAQGPFAVWPLRATWESISVNVLLFDLEKLMELLCSSQANGLKSSNSFSTIDTLKRARNATEKRALMLKRNRTSGSLSPVDGQIRAASEEQDFGKVHTGGTLELSDGIKRRKKAKSSKKIKRQSSRKTSPTVATEAAKLLLSCFFPWGVNRELDGLCVQYLGILRLFSPVSFGLLSKNYLTLMLPGWNSANPERMEKQQEPHEVQQMETCSISGLG; encoded by the exons ATGAGGGATTCTGTTCAGATGGTGACCCTGTGGGGAAAACaagcccctccccacagcatcacAGCTATCCTCATCACAGATGACCAGAGAACAATTGTCACAGGGAGTCATGAAGGCCAAGTCTGTCTTTGGGACCTGTTGCCAGACCTCCAG ATGTCATCAAGGCAGATGCTTTTGGGGCACACGGCATCAGTGACGTGTTTGGCGAAGGCAAGAGATTTTGAGAAGCAACTGTATGTGGTCAGTGCTACTGAGAACGG ggagatgagcatttgggaCATCACCAGTGGACGGTGTGTAGAGAATGCAAGGCTTCCATTTCGGCACACAGCCATCTGT TATTACCACAGCTCATTTCGGATGGCAGGAGAGGGCTGGCTGGTCTGTTGTGGGCAGTATAACGACATCCTCATTATTGATGCGAGAACCCTAGTTGTGCTTCACACATtaacctcttcttcctcttcagacTGGATCAGCTGCATGTGTTTAGTGCATTCTCTGAGGATTCAAG AGGATTCTTTATTAGCCGTATCTGCAGCAGGAGACCTTAAAGTCTGGGATTTGTCATCTTCAATCAGCAAGATACAG gagaagcaaaacatttttgagAGAGAATACCAGCCTCTGGGCTGCACACTCTGCACTGCAATCCGATTTTGCACTTATACGGAGAGGCTTCTCTTAGTTGTATTCTCCAGCTGCTGGAAG GTGTATGATTACTGTGACTTTTGCTTGCTGTGGACTGAGTTTAGCCCAAGCAGCCAGACCTTGGCAGGAGGGGAAATCCTCGCTGCCCATAGGTTGATCATTTGGACAGAAGATGGGCATGGCTACATCTATCAACTGGTGAACAG TGGCCTTTCACGGAGCATCCAGCCATCCAAAGGAAGGGTGCTGAAAGAAACAGTTCATCCTGTTTTACTCTCTTCTACTGAGGTGCAAGGCAACAAA AGTTTTTCTTACATCATGGGCTTCATGAACGAAAGGAAGGAACCCTTTTATAAGATTCTTTATTCTGGACAAGCTTCTGGGAGGATTACTTTATGGCATGTTCCTGATGTGCCTGTTTCAACTCTAGATGGCTCTCCAAAAG TGATCCCAGTAGCAGCATCCAGAACTCTGCAGGATAACTTTAACATCTACCCTGATCACCCCTGGGGAGCTCCCATCACAGTTTCTACATACATTCCCAGCCTCCAGAAGTTGGTCTGTGGATATAAAGACGGAAGAATTATCACAGTCCCAGCTTTGCATGCTGCGAAGGCCAGACTGTTGGGAGAAGGTTCCGTGCAGAAAG ACGCCGCTGCACCCCACGTGCTGAGTGGCGCCGGCCACAGCAGCGTGACAGCCCTGCTGGTGCTGCCCGGCCGGCCAGCACCCTGCTGGTTGCTCTCTGGGAGCCGGGATTCCTGTGTCATCTGGTGGGACATCTTCACCGGGGAGGCACTGCACCGCTTCGCGCTGGACGCAGGGCCCATTGCCCGCCTGCTCCTCTCGCCGGACAGCTGCAGG TGGAAAGGTCACAGCCTCGTATGCTGCATGTGTAGCGACCACTCAGTCATTCTTTTGCACGTGCAAGAGCGTGCCTGTCTTATGCGTGCCAGGAAACACCTTTTTCCCGTGACGGCATTACGATGGCACCCCGTGGAGAATCTGCTGGTCGTAGGGTGTGAAAATGATTCAGTCTACGTTTGGGACATTGAAACAG GAAGTCTAGAGCGCCACGAAAGTGGGGAGACGGCCAAAGCAATCCTTGCTTCCTGTGAAGATTCTGGTCTTATGGCTGATCCTCTTTATGCAGCCTGGGAAGAAGATGGCCAGCAAGAGAAAGGTCTGGGTAGCTCATTGTCCAGCTCCTCTGCCTTTGGCACTTTTTCCTGCAACAGGCTCGCTCATCAAAGAAGGTCTTTTTGTCGTCAG TTAACTACTCTCTGCTGGGCTCAGGGGCCTTTTGCTGTTTGGCCATTGAGGGCAACGTGGGAGAGCATCAGTGTCAACGTGCTCCTTTTTGATTTGGAAAAGCTGATGGAATTGCTCTGCTCCTCTCAGGCCAATGGACTGAAGTCCTCCAATTCCTTCAGTACCATTGACACTTTAAAGAGAGCCAGAAATGCAACAGAGAAAAGGGCATTAATGTTAAAGAGAAACAGAACTTCTGGATCCCTCTCTCCAGTGGATGGGCAAATCAGAGCGGCTAGCGAAGAACAAGACTTTGGGAAGGTGCATACAGGTGGAACCCTGGAACTAAGTGATGGCATCAAAAGACGCAAAAAAGCAAAGAGTTCCAAGAAGATTAAAAGGCAGTCCTCTAGAAAAACCAGCCCAACTGTTGCCACGGAGGCAGCCAAACtccttttgtcttgttttttcccctggGGTGTGAACAGAGAGTTGGATGGTCTTTGTGTTCAGTATTTAGGTATCTTGAGACTTTTCTCTCCTGTCTCCTTTGGACTGCTTTCAAAAAACTATCTTACTCTGATGTTACCAGGATGGAACAGTGCTAACCCTGAGAGGATGGAAAAGCAGCAGGAG CCTCATGAAGTGCAACAAATGGAGACCTGCAGCATCTCTGGTCTTGGATGA
- the WDR72 gene encoding WD repeat-containing protein 72 isoform X1 has translation MRDSVQMVTLWGKQAPPHSITAILITDDQRTIVTGSHEGQVCLWDLLPDLQMSSRQMLLGHTASVTCLAKARDFEKQLYVVSATENGEMSIWDITSGRCVENARLPFRHTAICYYHSSFRMAGEGWLVCCGQYNDILIIDARTLVVLHTLTSSSSSDWISCMCLVHSLRIQEDSLLAVSAAGDLKVWDLSSSISKIQEKQNIFEREYQPLGCTLCTAIRFCTYTERLLLVVFSSCWKVYDYCDFCLLWTEFSPSSQTLAGGEILAAHRLIIWTEDGHGYIYQLVNSGLSRSIQPSKGRVLKETVHPVLLSSTEVQGNKSFSYIMGFMNERKEPFYKILYSGQASGRITLWHVPDVPVSTLDGSPKVIPVAASRTLQDNFNIYPDHPWGAPITVSTYIPSLQKLVCGYKDGRIITVPALHAAKARLLGEGSVQKDAAAPHVLSGAGHSSVTALLVLPGRPAPCWLLSGSRDSCVIWWDIFTGEALHRFALDAGPIARLLLSPDSCRWKGHSLVCCMCSDHSVILLHVQERACLMRARKHLFPVTALRWHPVENLLVVGCENDSVYVWDIETGSLERHESGETAKAILASCEDSGLMADPLYAAWEEDGQQEKGLGSSLSSSSAFGTFSCNRLAHQRRSFCRQLTTLCWAQGPFAVWPLRATWESISVNVLLFDLEKLMELLCSSQANGLKSSNSFSTIDTLKRARNATEKRALMLKRNRTSGSLSPVDGQIRAASEEQDFGKVHTGGTLELSDGIKRRKKAKSSKKIKRQSSRKTSPTVATEAAKLLLSCFFPWGVNRELDGLCVQYLGILRLFSPVSFGLLSKNYLTLMLPGWNSANPERMEKQQEVVNLFSSKVLHLHSKYYSVTQEQAGKKNGWKNTVTSPEQRLVLAYLLSRMSLVQRIINRPSEKTSLMKCNKWRPAASLVLDDLNLESSPHMLRFPVCEADNHSFVKLISCWRDQSVEVMEATQATLLAEVEQTMQQKTLTGGCGQTNSTRWGPEGAKNPPSLDTMGMIKCESCITTPNAEDGEGSTEELGISGVNKPLPWISKLCSCKVC, from the exons ATGAGGGATTCTGTTCAGATGGTGACCCTGTGGGGAAAACaagcccctccccacagcatcacAGCTATCCTCATCACAGATGACCAGAGAACAATTGTCACAGGGAGTCATGAAGGCCAAGTCTGTCTTTGGGACCTGTTGCCAGACCTCCAG ATGTCATCAAGGCAGATGCTTTTGGGGCACACGGCATCAGTGACGTGTTTGGCGAAGGCAAGAGATTTTGAGAAGCAACTGTATGTGGTCAGTGCTACTGAGAACGG ggagatgagcatttgggaCATCACCAGTGGACGGTGTGTAGAGAATGCAAGGCTTCCATTTCGGCACACAGCCATCTGT TATTACCACAGCTCATTTCGGATGGCAGGAGAGGGCTGGCTGGTCTGTTGTGGGCAGTATAACGACATCCTCATTATTGATGCGAGAACCCTAGTTGTGCTTCACACATtaacctcttcttcctcttcagacTGGATCAGCTGCATGTGTTTAGTGCATTCTCTGAGGATTCAAG AGGATTCTTTATTAGCCGTATCTGCAGCAGGAGACCTTAAAGTCTGGGATTTGTCATCTTCAATCAGCAAGATACAG gagaagcaaaacatttttgagAGAGAATACCAGCCTCTGGGCTGCACACTCTGCACTGCAATCCGATTTTGCACTTATACGGAGAGGCTTCTCTTAGTTGTATTCTCCAGCTGCTGGAAG GTGTATGATTACTGTGACTTTTGCTTGCTGTGGACTGAGTTTAGCCCAAGCAGCCAGACCTTGGCAGGAGGGGAAATCCTCGCTGCCCATAGGTTGATCATTTGGACAGAAGATGGGCATGGCTACATCTATCAACTGGTGAACAG TGGCCTTTCACGGAGCATCCAGCCATCCAAAGGAAGGGTGCTGAAAGAAACAGTTCATCCTGTTTTACTCTCTTCTACTGAGGTGCAAGGCAACAAA AGTTTTTCTTACATCATGGGCTTCATGAACGAAAGGAAGGAACCCTTTTATAAGATTCTTTATTCTGGACAAGCTTCTGGGAGGATTACTTTATGGCATGTTCCTGATGTGCCTGTTTCAACTCTAGATGGCTCTCCAAAAG TGATCCCAGTAGCAGCATCCAGAACTCTGCAGGATAACTTTAACATCTACCCTGATCACCCCTGGGGAGCTCCCATCACAGTTTCTACATACATTCCCAGCCTCCAGAAGTTGGTCTGTGGATATAAAGACGGAAGAATTATCACAGTCCCAGCTTTGCATGCTGCGAAGGCCAGACTGTTGGGAGAAGGTTCCGTGCAGAAAG ACGCCGCTGCACCCCACGTGCTGAGTGGCGCCGGCCACAGCAGCGTGACAGCCCTGCTGGTGCTGCCCGGCCGGCCAGCACCCTGCTGGTTGCTCTCTGGGAGCCGGGATTCCTGTGTCATCTGGTGGGACATCTTCACCGGGGAGGCACTGCACCGCTTCGCGCTGGACGCAGGGCCCATTGCCCGCCTGCTCCTCTCGCCGGACAGCTGCAGG TGGAAAGGTCACAGCCTCGTATGCTGCATGTGTAGCGACCACTCAGTCATTCTTTTGCACGTGCAAGAGCGTGCCTGTCTTATGCGTGCCAGGAAACACCTTTTTCCCGTGACGGCATTACGATGGCACCCCGTGGAGAATCTGCTGGTCGTAGGGTGTGAAAATGATTCAGTCTACGTTTGGGACATTGAAACAG GAAGTCTAGAGCGCCACGAAAGTGGGGAGACGGCCAAAGCAATCCTTGCTTCCTGTGAAGATTCTGGTCTTATGGCTGATCCTCTTTATGCAGCCTGGGAAGAAGATGGCCAGCAAGAGAAAGGTCTGGGTAGCTCATTGTCCAGCTCCTCTGCCTTTGGCACTTTTTCCTGCAACAGGCTCGCTCATCAAAGAAGGTCTTTTTGTCGTCAG TTAACTACTCTCTGCTGGGCTCAGGGGCCTTTTGCTGTTTGGCCATTGAGGGCAACGTGGGAGAGCATCAGTGTCAACGTGCTCCTTTTTGATTTGGAAAAGCTGATGGAATTGCTCTGCTCCTCTCAGGCCAATGGACTGAAGTCCTCCAATTCCTTCAGTACCATTGACACTTTAAAGAGAGCCAGAAATGCAACAGAGAAAAGGGCATTAATGTTAAAGAGAAACAGAACTTCTGGATCCCTCTCTCCAGTGGATGGGCAAATCAGAGCGGCTAGCGAAGAACAAGACTTTGGGAAGGTGCATACAGGTGGAACCCTGGAACTAAGTGATGGCATCAAAAGACGCAAAAAAGCAAAGAGTTCCAAGAAGATTAAAAGGCAGTCCTCTAGAAAAACCAGCCCAACTGTTGCCACGGAGGCAGCCAAACtccttttgtcttgttttttcccctggGGTGTGAACAGAGAGTTGGATGGTCTTTGTGTTCAGTATTTAGGTATCTTGAGACTTTTCTCTCCTGTCTCCTTTGGACTGCTTTCAAAAAACTATCTTACTCTGATGTTACCAGGATGGAACAGTGCTAACCCTGAGAGGATGGAAAAGCAGCAGGAGGTAGTCAATCTATTTTCTAGCAAAGTGCTGCATTTACACAGTAAATACTATAGTGTAACCCAAGAGCAAGCAGgcaagaagaatggatggaaaaataCTGTTACGTCTCCAGAGCAAAGGCTAGTTTTGGCTTATTTGTTGAGCAGGATGTCTTTAGTTCAAAGGATAATTAACAGGCCTTCTGAAAAGACTAG CCTCATGAAGTGCAACAAATGGAGACCTGCAGCATCTCTGGTCTTGGATGATCTTAACCTAGAGTCTTCTCCAC ACATGTTGAGGTTTCCTGTTTGTGAGGCAGATAATCATTCATTTGTCAAGCTAATTTCTTGCTGGAGAGACCAATCCGTAGAG GTGATGGAGGCCACTCaggcaactttgctggctgaagtgGAACAGACCATGCAGCAGAAGACCTTGACTGGAGGCTGTGGGCAAACAAATTCTACCAGATGGGGGCCAGAGGGGGCCAAGAACCCCCCTTCACTGG ATACCATGGGCATGATCAAGTGTGAGAGCTGCATAACCACACCAAATGCTGAAGATGGGGAAGGTTCTACAGAGGAACTGGGGATTTCAG GTGTAAACAAGCCACTTCCTTGGATATCCAAACTGTGTTCCTGCAAGGTGTGTTAG
- the WDR72 gene encoding WD repeat-containing protein 72 isoform X2, with amino-acid sequence MLMSSRQMLLGHTASVTCLAKARDFEKQLYVVSATENGEMSIWDITSGRCVENARLPFRHTAICYYHSSFRMAGEGWLVCCGQYNDILIIDARTLVVLHTLTSSSSSDWISCMCLVHSLRIQEDSLLAVSAAGDLKVWDLSSSISKIQEKQNIFEREYQPLGCTLCTAIRFCTYTERLLLVVFSSCWKVYDYCDFCLLWTEFSPSSQTLAGGEILAAHRLIIWTEDGHGYIYQLVNSGLSRSIQPSKGRVLKETVHPVLLSSTEVQGNKSFSYIMGFMNERKEPFYKILYSGQASGRITLWHVPDVPVSTLDGSPKVIPVAASRTLQDNFNIYPDHPWGAPITVSTYIPSLQKLVCGYKDGRIITVPALHAAKARLLGEGSVQKDAAAPHVLSGAGHSSVTALLVLPGRPAPCWLLSGSRDSCVIWWDIFTGEALHRFALDAGPIARLLLSPDSCRWKGHSLVCCMCSDHSVILLHVQERACLMRARKHLFPVTALRWHPVENLLVVGCENDSVYVWDIETGSLERHESGETAKAILASCEDSGLMADPLYAAWEEDGQQEKGLGSSLSSSSAFGTFSCNRLAHQRRSFCRQLTTLCWAQGPFAVWPLRATWESISVNVLLFDLEKLMELLCSSQANGLKSSNSFSTIDTLKRARNATEKRALMLKRNRTSGSLSPVDGQIRAASEEQDFGKVHTGGTLELSDGIKRRKKAKSSKKIKRQSSRKTSPTVATEAAKLLLSCFFPWGVNRELDGLCVQYLGILRLFSPVSFGLLSKNYLTLMLPGWNSANPERMEKQQEVVNLFSSKVLHLHSKYYSVTQEQAGKKNGWKNTVTSPEQRLVLAYLLSRMSLVQRIINRPSEKTSLMKCNKWRPAASLVLDDLNLESSPHMLRFPVCEADNHSFVKLISCWRDQSVEVMEATQATLLAEVEQTMQQKTLTGGCGQTNSTRWGPEGAKNPPSLDTMGMIKCESCITTPNAEDGEGSTEELGISGVNKPLPWISKLCSCKVC; translated from the exons ATGCTG ATGTCATCAAGGCAGATGCTTTTGGGGCACACGGCATCAGTGACGTGTTTGGCGAAGGCAAGAGATTTTGAGAAGCAACTGTATGTGGTCAGTGCTACTGAGAACGG ggagatgagcatttgggaCATCACCAGTGGACGGTGTGTAGAGAATGCAAGGCTTCCATTTCGGCACACAGCCATCTGT TATTACCACAGCTCATTTCGGATGGCAGGAGAGGGCTGGCTGGTCTGTTGTGGGCAGTATAACGACATCCTCATTATTGATGCGAGAACCCTAGTTGTGCTTCACACATtaacctcttcttcctcttcagacTGGATCAGCTGCATGTGTTTAGTGCATTCTCTGAGGATTCAAG AGGATTCTTTATTAGCCGTATCTGCAGCAGGAGACCTTAAAGTCTGGGATTTGTCATCTTCAATCAGCAAGATACAG gagaagcaaaacatttttgagAGAGAATACCAGCCTCTGGGCTGCACACTCTGCACTGCAATCCGATTTTGCACTTATACGGAGAGGCTTCTCTTAGTTGTATTCTCCAGCTGCTGGAAG GTGTATGATTACTGTGACTTTTGCTTGCTGTGGACTGAGTTTAGCCCAAGCAGCCAGACCTTGGCAGGAGGGGAAATCCTCGCTGCCCATAGGTTGATCATTTGGACAGAAGATGGGCATGGCTACATCTATCAACTGGTGAACAG TGGCCTTTCACGGAGCATCCAGCCATCCAAAGGAAGGGTGCTGAAAGAAACAGTTCATCCTGTTTTACTCTCTTCTACTGAGGTGCAAGGCAACAAA AGTTTTTCTTACATCATGGGCTTCATGAACGAAAGGAAGGAACCCTTTTATAAGATTCTTTATTCTGGACAAGCTTCTGGGAGGATTACTTTATGGCATGTTCCTGATGTGCCTGTTTCAACTCTAGATGGCTCTCCAAAAG TGATCCCAGTAGCAGCATCCAGAACTCTGCAGGATAACTTTAACATCTACCCTGATCACCCCTGGGGAGCTCCCATCACAGTTTCTACATACATTCCCAGCCTCCAGAAGTTGGTCTGTGGATATAAAGACGGAAGAATTATCACAGTCCCAGCTTTGCATGCTGCGAAGGCCAGACTGTTGGGAGAAGGTTCCGTGCAGAAAG ACGCCGCTGCACCCCACGTGCTGAGTGGCGCCGGCCACAGCAGCGTGACAGCCCTGCTGGTGCTGCCCGGCCGGCCAGCACCCTGCTGGTTGCTCTCTGGGAGCCGGGATTCCTGTGTCATCTGGTGGGACATCTTCACCGGGGAGGCACTGCACCGCTTCGCGCTGGACGCAGGGCCCATTGCCCGCCTGCTCCTCTCGCCGGACAGCTGCAGG TGGAAAGGTCACAGCCTCGTATGCTGCATGTGTAGCGACCACTCAGTCATTCTTTTGCACGTGCAAGAGCGTGCCTGTCTTATGCGTGCCAGGAAACACCTTTTTCCCGTGACGGCATTACGATGGCACCCCGTGGAGAATCTGCTGGTCGTAGGGTGTGAAAATGATTCAGTCTACGTTTGGGACATTGAAACAG GAAGTCTAGAGCGCCACGAAAGTGGGGAGACGGCCAAAGCAATCCTTGCTTCCTGTGAAGATTCTGGTCTTATGGCTGATCCTCTTTATGCAGCCTGGGAAGAAGATGGCCAGCAAGAGAAAGGTCTGGGTAGCTCATTGTCCAGCTCCTCTGCCTTTGGCACTTTTTCCTGCAACAGGCTCGCTCATCAAAGAAGGTCTTTTTGTCGTCAG TTAACTACTCTCTGCTGGGCTCAGGGGCCTTTTGCTGTTTGGCCATTGAGGGCAACGTGGGAGAGCATCAGTGTCAACGTGCTCCTTTTTGATTTGGAAAAGCTGATGGAATTGCTCTGCTCCTCTCAGGCCAATGGACTGAAGTCCTCCAATTCCTTCAGTACCATTGACACTTTAAAGAGAGCCAGAAATGCAACAGAGAAAAGGGCATTAATGTTAAAGAGAAACAGAACTTCTGGATCCCTCTCTCCAGTGGATGGGCAAATCAGAGCGGCTAGCGAAGAACAAGACTTTGGGAAGGTGCATACAGGTGGAACCCTGGAACTAAGTGATGGCATCAAAAGACGCAAAAAAGCAAAGAGTTCCAAGAAGATTAAAAGGCAGTCCTCTAGAAAAACCAGCCCAACTGTTGCCACGGAGGCAGCCAAACtccttttgtcttgttttttcccctggGGTGTGAACAGAGAGTTGGATGGTCTTTGTGTTCAGTATTTAGGTATCTTGAGACTTTTCTCTCCTGTCTCCTTTGGACTGCTTTCAAAAAACTATCTTACTCTGATGTTACCAGGATGGAACAGTGCTAACCCTGAGAGGATGGAAAAGCAGCAGGAGGTAGTCAATCTATTTTCTAGCAAAGTGCTGCATTTACACAGTAAATACTATAGTGTAACCCAAGAGCAAGCAGgcaagaagaatggatggaaaaataCTGTTACGTCTCCAGAGCAAAGGCTAGTTTTGGCTTATTTGTTGAGCAGGATGTCTTTAGTTCAAAGGATAATTAACAGGCCTTCTGAAAAGACTAG CCTCATGAAGTGCAACAAATGGAGACCTGCAGCATCTCTGGTCTTGGATGATCTTAACCTAGAGTCTTCTCCAC ACATGTTGAGGTTTCCTGTTTGTGAGGCAGATAATCATTCATTTGTCAAGCTAATTTCTTGCTGGAGAGACCAATCCGTAGAG GTGATGGAGGCCACTCaggcaactttgctggctgaagtgGAACAGACCATGCAGCAGAAGACCTTGACTGGAGGCTGTGGGCAAACAAATTCTACCAGATGGGGGCCAGAGGGGGCCAAGAACCCCCCTTCACTGG ATACCATGGGCATGATCAAGTGTGAGAGCTGCATAACCACACCAAATGCTGAAGATGGGGAAGGTTCTACAGAGGAACTGGGGATTTCAG GTGTAAACAAGCCACTTCCTTGGATATCCAAACTGTGTTCCTGCAAGGTGTGTTAG